A portion of the Punica granatum isolate Tunisia-2019 chromosome 7, ASM765513v2, whole genome shotgun sequence genome contains these proteins:
- the LOC116215691 gene encoding probable leucine-rich repeat receptor-like serine/threonine-protein kinase At3g14840 isoform X2: MFRCRLHLIPLPFLLFLTVTATAIEAAQRQLPGDEVQALKDIAAALKKTSWNFSINPCSEMPPWNVSDSEDAVHCNCTFSNYTICHVTSISLKMQSLPGTLPPDFVRLPYLQNLGSIPPEWGALPNLLNISLLGNRLTGPIPKEIGNISTLQSFVVEFNQLSGNLPQELGNLSQLDRLLLTSNNFTGELPSTFANLTALKQVLLGDNQFSGKIPEFIQNWKNLKELVLQASGFRGPIPSSLGALGNLTDLRITDLDGTESHFPYLASGVGMETLILRNCNLIGELPGFLSEWTGLETLDVSFNKFSGEIPTNYSSLKDAKYIYLSSNMLTGQVPDWIMNEAKRSRDLSDNNFTTESVPCTDREVNLFASSSEKNNSKMLSCLGAACPERSSDNLHINCGGIEVTVNSTTYNEDTNQRGPSTLFRKSPYNWAYSSTGHFLDYRVNENRYIVNDENRQLPQLYMTARISPISLTYYGFCLTRGKYKVTLHFAEIIFTGNKSYSSLGRRYFDVYIQGKRVLQDFNMEDEAGGVGKPIIKSFDANVTDGTLEIRFHWAGRGTTAIPYKGVYGPLVSAISAVNIDSKEPRSSEIPVGAVIGIVAGILVGIFLIVCILWRKGCLGQKFALGRDTKGLELQTSSFTLQEMIAATNNFSDANKIGEGGFGPVYKGILSDGRAVAVKQLSHKSRQGNREFLNEIGMISVLQHPNLVKLYGCCVEGDQLLLVYEYLENNSLAQALFEKSVLNLNWQLRHMICVGIARGLAFIHEESSMKIVHRDIKASNVLLDKSLNPKISDFGLAKLSEDDTHISTRIAGTYGYMAPEYAMHGYLTDKADVYSFGIVALEIISGRSNTSHKQKGEPLYLVDWAHVLKEKGMQMDLIDPRLGSDFKKDEVMVMINVALLCTSISPAARPPMSSVVRMLERDEEVPAPIPRSTVINDAEKIEAMRRHFNGCMEEQEDKLSERNIESFASEAPPAASSISRSDLYPIIWNSDYWRSRSPS; the protein is encoded by the exons ATGTTCCGGTGTCGACTTCATTTGATTCCTCTGCCCTTTCTCCTTTTCCTCACAGTCACAGCCACTGCCATCGAAGCTGCTCAGCGTCAGCTCCCTGGCGATGAAG TGCAAGCATTGAAGGATATAGCTGCTGCATTGAAGAAAACGAGCTGGAACTTCAGCATAAACCCGTGCAGTGAAATGCCCCCTTGGAACGTGTCAGATTCCGAGGATGCTGTCCACTGCAACTGCACTTTCTCCAATTATACCATCTGCCATGTAACTAGCAT TTCTCTGAAGATGCAGTCGCTTCCGGGAACTCTCCCACCAGATTTTGTCAGGCTACCTTACCTCCAAAACCT TGGTTCTATCCCTCCCGAATGGGGTGCCTTGCCGAATCTCCTCAATAT TTCATTACTTGGAAACCGATTGACCGGTCCGATCCCTAAGGAGATCGGAAACATATCCACTCTCCAGAGCTt TGTTGTGGAGTTCAATCAGCTCTCTGGAAACCTTCCCCAGGAACTTGGAAACTTGTCGCAGTTAGATAGGCT GCTTCTTACCTCAAACAATTTTACCGGAGAGCTGCCTTCCACATTTGCAAACCTAACGGCTTTAAAACAAGT GTTGCTTGGCGATAACCAATTCTCAGGAAAGATACCCGAGTTCATTCAGAACTGGAAAAATCTCAAAGAATT AGTACTTCAAGCAAGTGGCTTTCGGGGGCCAATTCCTTCAAGTCTTGGCGCTCTGGGAAACTTAACTGACTT GAGAATCACGGACCTGGATGGGACTGAGTCGCATTTTCCATATCTTGCAAGTGGTGTTGGCATGGAGACGCT GATTCTAAGGAATTGCAATCTCATTGGAGAGCTACCCGGTTTTCTTTCAGAATGGACAGGCTTGGAAACCTT AGATGTCAGCTTCAATAAATTCAGTGGGGAAATCCCAACCAACTATAGCAGTTTAAAAGATGCAAAGTATAT ATATCTGTCCAGCAATATGCTTACAGGTCAGGTGCCTGATTGGATTATGAATGAAGCGAAACGATCTAG GGATCTTTCAGATAATAACTTTACAACTGAAAGCGTTCCGTGCACGGACCGGGAAGT GAACTTATTTGCAAGCTCATCTGAGAAAAATAACTC AAAAATGCTCTCGTGTTTGGGAGCTGCCTGCCCAGAAAGAA GTTCGGACAATCTCCATATAAACTGCGGTGGAATTGAGGTGACTGTGAATTCCACGACATACAATGAAGACACAAATCAAAGGGGACCCTCAACGTTGTTCCGCAAGAGCCCATATAATTGGGCTTATAGTAGCACAGGCCACTTCTTGGACTACCGCGTGAACGAGAATCGATACATTGTCAATGATGAAAACAGACAGCTACCCCAGCTTTACATGACCGCGAGGATTTCTCCAATCTCTCTTACTTATTATGGTTTCTGTTTGACGAGAGGAAAGTATAAAGTAACACTCCATTTCGCAGAGATCATTTTTACTGGTAACAAAAGCTACAGCAGCCTGGGAAGGCGTTATTTTGATGTCTATATACAG GGTAAGCGGGTGTTGCAGGATTTCAATATGGAAGACGAAGCAGGCGGAGTTGGAAAGCCAATTATAAAAAGTTTTGATGCTAACGTTACTGATGGCACTCTTGAGATACGTTTTCATTGGGCTGGGAGAGGCACTACTGCCATCCCTTATAAAGGAGTTTATGGACCTTTAGTATCGGCTATTTCTGCAGTGAATATCG ATTCTAAAGAGCCACGATCGAGTGAAATACCAGTTGGTGCAGTGATAGGAATTGTGGCTGGAATACTAGTTGGCATTTTCCTGATCGTGTGCATTCTTTGGAGGAAAGGATGTCTTGGACAAAAGTTTGCATTAGGAAGAG ATACAAAGGGTCTAGAATTGCAGACAAGTTCCTTTACCTTACAAGAAATGATTGCGGCCACGAATAATTTCAGTGATGCCAACAAGATCGGGGAAGGCGGTTTTGGTCCTGTATATAAG GGCATTTTATCAGATGGTAGAGCTGTTGCTGTGAAGCAACTATCTCACAAATCAAGGCAAGGAAACCGTGAATTCCTGAACGAGATTGGAATGATCTCTGTtcttcaacaccctaatctcGTAAAGCTTTATGGATGCTGCGTTGAAGGGGATCAACTGCTGTTGGTCTATGAATACTTGGAGAATAACAGCCTAGCTCAAGCTTTGTTTG AAAAATCTGTGTTGAACTTGAATTGGCAATTGAGGCACATGATATGTGTGGGTATCGCAAGAGGCTTGGCATTTATTCATGAAGAATCGAGTATGAAGATCGTGCACAGAGACATCAAAGCAAGCAACGTACTACTCGACAAGAGTCTCAACCCGAAAATTTCAGACTTTGGTTTGGCGAAACTAAGTGAAGACGATACTCATATCAGCACCAGAATTGCAGGAACATA TGGGTATATGGCACCGGAATATGCGATGCATGGCTATTTAACTGACAAGGCAGATGTCTATAGTTTTGGAATTGTCGCCTTGGAAATCATCAGCGGTCGGAGCAACACTAGTCATAAGCAGAAAGGGGAACCCCTTTATCTTGTTGACTGG GCGCATGTTTTAAAAGAGAAGGGGATGCAAATGGATCTGATCGACCCAAGGTTGGGATCAGACTTCAAAAAGGACGAGGTAATGGTGATGATCAATGTGGCTCTGTTGTGCACCAGCATCTCTCCAGCAGCTAGGCCACCTATGTCTTCAGTCGTTAGAATGCTCGAACGTGATGAAGAAGTCCCGGCACCGATCCCCCGTAGTACAGTAATAAACGATGCAGAGAAGATTGAAGCTATGAGGAGGCATTTCAATGGATGCATGGAAGAACAGGAGGATAAGCTGTCAGAGAGGAACATTGAGAGCTTTGCAAGTGAAGCGCCACCGGCTGCTTCTTCCATTTCCAGGAGCGATCTCTACCCAATAATCTGGAATTCTGATTATTGGCGAAGCAGAAGCCCGTCTTAG